A genomic segment from Luteolibacter ambystomatis encodes:
- a CDS encoding glycosyltransferase: MMSTPAYDFRHWDGRPPKVSCLCPTYGRPHLIGEAIGSFLRQDYPGEKELIVLNDHPEMPLSGEWPGVTLVNLTERCGSLGGKRNQLAALATGDVFLPWDDDDICLPHRISVTIARMRNRHYFKPTDLWWWTGHGAEFHQGAMAHAMAGYSRTLFDACGGYPLIDAGEDQGFDHCVKRLGLWDSAALDRDEAFYIYRMNHVRTYHVSGYGYGRGWDECAAHVAETVQPGMKAITAEWSLPYDRIIAAHIAEERAPLTPRPGEPLLSVCVSVKNRSRVPHAGGSLDLFPRCVASLARVAETLGPIELVVADFGSDDHPLGQWIGEAGRGLHIRLIHADGPFSRGRGLNLAASHASSESLFLCDADLLVTPAAIEEGLRALAKGAASFPVIRHLAADGSMAAAGVDGYGIAFVTRGLFRAAGGVPEFHSWGGEDNLFHQRVSSLAPVRREATDAILHQWHPEEVRDCYYMNRRRSDYEQSARDPNAPLDIPAAVSALPETTRVLHAVHPHWSGFIHLLRDGRFLRAGHDGGMYEECGTGLTLKWDHWPPETFQRANDAAPFTVREIRLW, encoded by the coding sequence ATGATGAGCACGCCCGCCTACGACTTCCGCCACTGGGACGGACGCCCGCCGAAGGTCTCCTGCCTCTGCCCCACCTACGGCCGCCCGCATCTGATCGGCGAGGCCATCGGGTCCTTCCTGCGCCAGGATTATCCCGGTGAAAAGGAGCTCATCGTCCTGAACGATCACCCGGAGATGCCGCTCTCCGGTGAATGGCCCGGCGTCACCCTCGTGAATCTGACAGAACGCTGCGGCTCGCTCGGCGGGAAGCGCAACCAGCTCGCCGCGCTCGCCACCGGCGATGTCTTCCTGCCGTGGGACGATGATGACATCTGCCTCCCGCACCGGATCTCCGTGACCATCGCGCGCATGCGGAACCGCCATTACTTCAAGCCCACCGACCTGTGGTGGTGGACCGGCCACGGCGCGGAATTCCACCAAGGCGCGATGGCCCACGCCATGGCCGGCTACAGCCGCACCCTTTTCGATGCCTGCGGCGGCTATCCCTTGATCGATGCCGGAGAGGACCAGGGATTCGACCACTGCGTGAAACGCCTCGGCCTGTGGGACAGCGCCGCCCTCGATCGCGATGAGGCCTTCTACATCTACCGCATGAACCACGTCCGCACCTATCACGTCTCCGGCTACGGCTACGGCCGCGGCTGGGACGAATGCGCCGCCCATGTCGCGGAGACGGTGCAGCCGGGCATGAAAGCCATCACCGCGGAGTGGTCGTTGCCCTATGACCGCATCATCGCCGCACACATCGCGGAGGAGCGCGCGCCGCTCACCCCGCGTCCCGGAGAGCCGCTGCTGTCCGTGTGCGTGAGCGTGAAGAACCGCTCGCGAGTCCCGCACGCTGGCGGCTCGCTCGATCTCTTCCCGCGCTGCGTCGCCTCGCTCGCGCGGGTGGCGGAAACGCTCGGCCCCATCGAGCTCGTCGTCGCGGACTTCGGCTCGGACGATCACCCGCTCGGGCAATGGATCGGCGAAGCGGGCAGGGGACTGCACATCCGGCTCATCCACGCCGATGGTCCGTTCTCCCGTGGGCGCGGCCTCAATCTCGCGGCCTCCCACGCCAGCAGCGAGTCACTCTTCCTCTGCGATGCCGACCTGCTCGTCACGCCCGCCGCGATCGAGGAAGGCTTGCGCGCGCTTGCGAAGGGCGCCGCCTCGTTCCCGGTCATCCGGCATCTTGCCGCGGATGGCTCGATGGCCGCCGCTGGCGTGGACGGCTACGGCATCGCCTTCGTCACGCGCGGTCTTTTCCGTGCGGCGGGCGGCGTGCCGGAGTTTCACAGTTGGGGAGGGGAGGACAATCTCTTCCACCAGCGCGTCTCCAGCCTCGCCCCCGTCCGCCGCGAGGCCACCGATGCCATTCTCCACCAGTGGCACCCGGAGGAAGTCCGCGATTGCTACTATATGAATCGTAGGCGCTCCGACTATGAGCAAAGCGCCCGCGATCCAAACGCGCCGCTGGACATTCCCGCCGCCGTTTCCGCCCTCCCGGAAACCACCCGCGTCCTGCACGCCGTCCATCCGCACTGGTCCGGATTCATCCACCTCCTGCGCGATGGACGCTTCCTCCGCGCCGGCCACGATGGCGGCATGTATGAGGAGTGCGGCACCGGCCTCACTCTGAAGTGGGACCATTGGCCGCCGGAGACCTTCCAGCGCGCGAATGATGCCGCACCCTTCACTGTCCGCGAGATCCGGCTGTGGTAG
- a CDS encoding glycosyltransferase yields the protein MSNKPISRVFVHGFPGLYGGASTELHHQILIWLEMGLEVHLIPMWHPAHEPLLPEMREKGVVIHGPNDFTALRPGDPLLNFCSGEFLEALPEIRRHTRRTVFANCMTWLFDKEKEAMADGRIAMFLYQNEAVRQKHMPELRALNSDPDIRFRTFKAYFDQSRFPFIAERDSGTFGCGRISRQDADKFAANTLHIYETFVSPVPKRGLFLGFDRRSEEKIGKPYDWIRTAHDHHVVPQQDFYKHCGIILQPTDTTENWPRIGFEAMASGSVLIVDNRGGWQQIVEHGKTGWLCDHERDFIYYASRMAYEPRLRAEMAEAARLRGLELGGLEASKASWQAVFEELAELPE from the coding sequence ATGAGCAACAAACCAATCTCACGCGTCTTCGTCCACGGCTTCCCGGGTCTCTACGGCGGGGCTAGTACCGAGCTCCACCACCAGATCCTCATCTGGCTGGAGATGGGGCTGGAGGTCCACCTCATCCCCATGTGGCACCCCGCGCATGAGCCGCTGCTGCCCGAGATGCGGGAAAAGGGCGTGGTCATTCACGGGCCGAACGATTTCACCGCGCTGCGGCCCGGCGATCCGCTGCTGAACTTCTGCAGCGGGGAATTCCTGGAGGCCCTGCCGGAGATCCGCAGGCACACGCGCCGCACCGTCTTCGCCAACTGCATGACGTGGCTCTTCGACAAGGAGAAGGAGGCGATGGCGGACGGCCGGATCGCGATGTTCCTCTATCAGAACGAGGCCGTGCGGCAGAAGCACATGCCGGAGCTGCGCGCGCTCAATAGTGATCCGGACATCCGCTTCCGCACCTTCAAGGCCTACTTCGACCAATCGCGCTTTCCCTTCATCGCGGAGCGTGACAGCGGCACCTTCGGCTGCGGCCGGATCTCGCGGCAGGATGCGGACAAGTTCGCGGCCAACACGCTGCACATCTACGAAACCTTCGTCTCCCCCGTGCCGAAGCGCGGCCTGTTCCTCGGCTTCGACCGCCGCAGCGAGGAAAAAATCGGCAAGCCGTACGACTGGATCCGCACCGCGCACGATCACCACGTGGTCCCGCAGCAGGACTTCTACAAGCACTGCGGCATCATCCTCCAGCCCACGGACACCACGGAAAACTGGCCGCGCATCGGCTTCGAGGCCATGGCCAGCGGCAGCGTGCTGATCGTGGACAACCGCGGCGGCTGGCAGCAGATCGTGGAGCACGGGAAGACCGGCTGGCTGTGCGACCATGAGCGTGACTTCATCTACTACGCGAGCCGTATGGCGTATGAGCCGCGGCTGCGCGCGGAGATGGCGGAGGCGGCGCGCCTGCGCGGGCTGGAGCTCGGCGGCCTGGAGGCATCCAAGGCGAGCTGGCAGGCGGTCTTCGAGGAACTCGCGGAACTTCCGGAATGA
- a CDS encoding PDZ domain-containing protein translates to MPLLGLIAQTAFAADKTTESRVLYENRIPDGPAILVGEIGVAGKNYPLIIDTGAEATLLADLAAAKPFKEAPGEAQVKRTEFKGRNYFIPEATVGKLKIPAAVTPAYDFSNLRGPMGVDFFGYLGWKALQGRTLQLDHDAGKLRILNGAVPLPGAQATLPVTIEHNTPSFRAPLNGKDHAWLIDTGFNDTFIISSSHFGDLVEAGFVRRTSGGRVARIEGEYQTETGYFLKGSLLGVDLTGLSVTTDPHGYDVVGMLFLKKLNVALSLEPSRFSYSIRKNPPHPISEQLMLGIIFIYDHGQGVVARIKPESNAEKAGFKPGDRVEKIDELGDGPLDCFKLYDLCLKHAGKPVTLRVRRDGQPLTIQLPLTAAVDAWNFDAPQSK, encoded by the coding sequence TTGCCGTTGCTTGGCTTGATCGCGCAAACGGCCTTCGCTGCGGACAAAACCACGGAAAGCCGGGTGCTCTATGAGAACCGGATTCCCGATGGCCCGGCGATTCTAGTGGGTGAAATCGGGGTGGCGGGAAAGAACTATCCGCTGATCATCGACACCGGCGCGGAGGCTACCCTGCTGGCCGATCTGGCGGCAGCGAAGCCATTCAAGGAAGCCCCCGGGGAAGCGCAGGTCAAACGAACCGAATTCAAGGGACGGAATTACTTCATCCCGGAGGCGACGGTAGGCAAACTCAAGATTCCAGCGGCCGTCACTCCCGCCTATGATTTCAGCAACCTGAGAGGCCCGATGGGCGTGGACTTCTTCGGATACCTGGGGTGGAAGGCCCTTCAAGGGCGCACCCTGCAACTCGATCACGATGCAGGAAAATTGCGCATCCTGAATGGAGCGGTGCCTCTCCCCGGCGCGCAAGCCACACTTCCGGTAACGATCGAACACAATACGCCAAGCTTCCGCGCTCCGCTGAACGGCAAGGATCATGCGTGGCTCATTGATACCGGCTTCAACGACACTTTCATCATTTCCTCATCGCACTTTGGTGATCTCGTGGAGGCAGGTTTCGTCCGCAGGACATCAGGAGGAAGGGTGGCGAGGATTGAAGGAGAATATCAGACAGAGACCGGCTACTTTCTCAAAGGTTCACTGCTGGGCGTCGATCTCACCGGCCTCAGCGTCACGACCGATCCCCACGGTTACGACGTGGTCGGCATGCTGTTTCTCAAAAAACTCAACGTCGCGCTATCGCTGGAACCTTCACGCTTCAGTTACTCCATCCGGAAAAATCCCCCACACCCGATCTCCGAACAGCTCATGCTCGGGATCATCTTCATCTACGATCATGGCCAAGGCGTGGTTGCCCGCATCAAGCCCGAATCCAATGCGGAGAAGGCGGGATTCAAACCCGGAGACCGCGTCGAAAAGATTGACGAACTGGGCGACGGTCCGTTGGACTGCTTCAAGCTATACGATCTGTGCCTAAAGCATGCTGGCAAACCGGTGACCCTCCGCGTCAGGCGCGATGGCCAGCCGCTCACGATCCAGCTTCCTCTCACTGCCGCGGTGGACGCCTGGAACTTCGACGCACCCCAATCCAAGTGA